The window GCTGCTACTTCTTCTTACCTCACaagcgcgtgggtgtgtgtcaaCTGTCATCATCAGGTGCCTATACACCGAGCAAGGTGTTTAAGTTTTAATGATAATAATATCCCCTCAGCTGACTAAGAGACTTGCCAAAATAGAGTTCAATATGCACAGCATTGCTGCTActgtaatcttgaactttagtttTTAACACACAAAAGTTTACCACTGCTACTTCTTATTTTTCGCACACATTTAGTTTGTAGCACTGGTAATAGTATATAGTTGTATGTGAAAGTGAAACTAATTACCCAAATAAGAATAGTAACAGTAGCAGTAGCCTTTGGCACTAGCAGTAGCAATCATCGACCAGTCACAGTATATaccccagcgaaggacaaatccaCCATCTCTCtcgttatacacacacacacacactttactccctctctctctcacacacatgacacagcaacacacacaaggACTGCATGTGCACAAactaacacatgcacacacacacacacttgaattACCTTTCAGAAAGGAAACACTGGGTGGGATTGAGATAGATAAATCAATTGAGACACACAAGTACAAAGAGGAAGAGATTTgtgagaaagcgagagagacgtaccaaaaaaaacaacccaaaaaCTACCATGCATGtctgcgtgtacacacacacacactcacacacacacacagtgacacacacatgtatactttACCTCTCAAAAATGAAACGGGGCCGAGAAAGGGAAATTGATTaagacacacacgtacaaagagaaagagatcaTGTGGAAGCGAGAGAGAccatttatcaatcaatcaatcaataggaagcttatatagcgcgtattccgtgggtacagttctaagcgcttgtgcatgtgcatgtgcacAGGAGAGCAATTGTTTCTGGACCATTTATAAACACGGGCGCTCACACATGCGCCAGGGATGGACCAAGCGTGAGacagggaggggcttccaacattTGGCATGGCTacatgtgtcaagcgcaaagagcataattggtCAAGAGTACAGAATAGTGTCCAGTCTCTGTGACATGAGCATGACAAATATAATTTTGTCATAAAACAATCTTTTTTACTTAAATTGGAGCATATAGTTATCTTGATACTTCctaccaaaagaaatttcaaatgggctatttactgagtagtatttgaagaaaatgtatttggtTTGCATGTAACGGTAACACCGTGACCCTTTCAATCAACATCAACTTAAAACAAATCCAGTTTAATTCCAGGTCTTTATTTAACTTTAACAGCCTGCTACAAGTGTACTTTCAATGATTAAATCATAACAACAGTGTTCTAGTCTGATACAGTATTGAAAACTGCATGTAACTGTTGCATGTACGTAACTTTACACAAAGCAGAACATTTGACTCACAATGTTAAAAAAGTAACATATTTaagtaaaataaacaaacaaaaagtcttcaAATATGTTAAGCCTTATCTTTATATTTAATTGTAAGAAGAAAAAGTTCATTTTTCCAATTTCTGAATTATGTTATAATGTACCATGCATTTACAACATCAGGCGTTCCTAATTTCAAGGTAAAATGACTAAGTAAATGTACTGTATTAAAGGCTCCTACATTGTCAAGGTATGAAATACTTCAGTTAAAGTATTAATTAAGGTTAAAGTATCCCAACAATTGTTTTACTCGTTTTAATGTATAAAATAGAAAACCTAGCAATACATGCATGTAACATAACACTGTGACCTATCCTTTTTCTTACCCATTTTTCACCAGAAAAAGAAATCCATCCAGAATTAAATGTTCTACAAGTAAATACATAGATATAAACATATTTCACATCCAAAAATGTGAGTCCAAGTGATAAAGGGAAAGAATAAATAACAAGAAAAGACGTATGCAAGTAACTTTACACCAACTAGTGCTATTTGAAGGTGAAATAATTGTTATACAGCCTCTTAATCACTTAAATCGTACTAGTAATTGAAGAAAACATTCTCTTAATATTGAATGACCTATTGAGTGCTTAAGACAGTGAAATAATTGAATTTAAGTGGATTCAGAGCCAGTTTTaggcaacaaacaaaatatcccGAATAAGGGAAAGGCAAACATATCCATTCAACTTTTGTTATTACTTCAGCTACACCTTAGTAATCAAAAGAGAAATACTCAAACAAAACAGCAAATGTTAGACAAAACATTGGGCAACAACCAAAAATGTCCCACCAACCAAACTTTGCTACCAACCAGCCTTTCCTATCTTTCAGATTGTAACTAGACAACAGCACaacatgaactcaaaaacaaacatgaagcTGCTAACCACAGATGTGGCACTGACAGATGGAATAGAAGAGCCTCTGCATACATGAAAATCAATGACAGTTTTGAAATATTAACAAAACAGCGTTCCACCCACTcgtattattttttattgtttttgtttttttattatggAGGGAATGCATCTAGGCTGGTTGACCTCATGCTAAACAAATACATGACAACAGTACAGCTTCAGAAATCTTAGTGCATGGGAACAAAGGGCCACACATAGAAGTCTGTTTGCTTTCACGCTGTTTCTTCAGGAAATGTACTTCTGCACCATCACCAATGAGGGCTTGAATCtgcaacacaaaataacaagaaattccgaGGTGATATTCAAAGCGTACCAGTTCCACATAACTAATCTCATGAAAatcatcaatttgattgaattaAACATAAATTACCATGCATGTTAATATATTCGtgtacatttaaacaaaaactagTATCATCGgtactaaaacaaacaaaaaaaataaatccccagTGCCTCAATTCTCACAATTTCTTCCTGAATGTATTGAAGTCCTTGTACTCTTACCCCTGGAAATGCAGGTCACAGTATTGTCAGCTGAGTCCACACCACTCTGTTCTGCAAACTTCACTGGATGTTGTCTCAGTTGATAGTGTCCAGGGAAggaagaaaatttaaaaaaaattaaatgctgGACCGATGAAACAAACTTTTTTGTGTCCTGAAATAGCATTCCTAATGCTGTTgatcatgtgtgtgttatgttacaTTGTGATTCAAACACATACTGTTAAAACTCATCCTAATACATAATTATTCACTCTTAGTCTGAAAACACTCACCTTCTttgtgaatttttgtttttaccgaGTAAAGTTACATTCAAGCAATAGATTAagtgggtttttgtttgtttgttgacctGCATTAAACCATATCTTGGTTGTTAAGcagccttaaaaaaaaagcatccacagaaaagaaagaaaagataatAAACTATGTTGACGGCAATTTTTACTCATACATGTAACTTAACACCGAATAATCCCTTAGTCTATGATTATGTTTGTGTTATGTGACATTCAAacacatgtttaaaaaaaatgcttgtaCTAAATGATCCACTCTTTGAACATTATAGTGTGCAATTAGTGTGCACAAAAATGTGAAATTCTTCAAGATACGTTTGAAAGTAACTTTACACAAAACCTATGGTGTCATGTTACATGCAAACACCTTTAATCTATTTTGAAGCATTAAACAGTTTGAAAAGCAAAATTGTTGACTGTTTCCATCCAGTCACCTTTCAAAGTGGGATTGAACCAGTCAATGAAATCCTGAGTTCATCTTAGCAATGCCATTTGAAAATGTCAGTATGACTGCAGGTACATAACATGCATTTGTCGTGTTAAGTTACTTGCATGCACGTTTTTACTGCATGTAACATAATGCACAATTATAATTCAAATGAAACCCAGGAACCTCCCGAGATCCAGCCCTGCGGCACATGCACACTCACTGTTTTCTCCACTACTTTTCCGCTACTGATGTGACTACTTATTGTCTTAAATAGCACTAGGTATTGATCGAGATTTATGCAAAACGGTGCCCATCCCCCCTCCATCCAAACGCTAGTTAGACTGATTTTGATCACACCATTAAGAACAAAATGAATTGAAATATATGTACAACAATATTTTGTTACATGGATAATTAACTTCATTTTTGTTCATTTGCAAGTTTATGTAACTTGTAAGAAAAAAACATTTGTCAGGCCTCACTGGTCATATAAGTTATAACTAGACCTGTTTTtcatgttgattttttttttctctcactgtgTTTGGATAAAATTAATAGCTCCCGTTCACGCATGCATCTGCATAATATGTGTACTGCTTAAGCGATAGAGGAACTAGAGACACTCAGTTCACAGACAAATTTCCAGACATTGTACTGTGACATTATAGTAATAATAGTGAGTGTGACACAGTGACCCAAAAGCATGCATGAGCACCATGTGCACAGGAGAGCAATTTCTGGAACTACTTTCACTGTTTCAGGCATGCATGAGAGGCACAGTTTTCAACCCCTGAGAACAACTGTTCAACAAGAGAATTGTTTACTGAATGCATTGATTTATGGTTCCCTGCccggggctgggccgctattgcgcggggccgctattgcacgaatctaaccctaaccctaaccctaaccctaaccctaaccttaaccctaaagattcgcgcaatagcggccccgcgcaatagcgggccgaccccccCTGCCCCATGGCTGTGTGACTGATACTGATAGGGCTGAACTCTGATATGAGGTTAGGGTTGTTTCCTGCAGGGATCATTACCACTGTGATCATTATGCCGTGACATGGTGTCAGCTTGAAGCTTAAGTTGGGGATGAGATGAGACATGGTTACTGTGTGGGGTGGGGCATTAGTATTGTAAATGAAGATAAATGAAGACAAGAActtgaagaagaagacagagctATGAGGACAGATGGGGCCTTTAAATGCATCATTTGTTATGCCTGTCTCCTGTTGAAGTAAGCTTTCATTTTCAGTTCTgactattcacacacacacacaacttaaaCGTGTGCATGGAAACTGACTTTGACAACAAGACACATAGACTTACAGGTgtgtgcacaaacacacacacaaacagttggacagatacacacacacacacacatgcttatgcatacacacacacacacatacacacacacacacacacacacacacacacacacacacacttgcaagaACCAGTCACTTGTTAATTGAACTACCtgaacagtaacactaacagatGGGAGTAgtggaagggagagagggaaaaacATTCAACAAACAAGTCATTTTGTACTCTCTCTTCATATTAACATTAGACCTCTTCTTCTTTTGAACTCGAAGGAGCAACACAGAACAGCAAcggttcttattattattattattattattattatgaacatttgtgcgcctaatctaaatatagccctaggcgcttacaaaatataaaatacatagtgaacattatacgaaacacaaatcgacaaggactcatacactcacagacaggcgcacagcgagaacgcgacgcactcactcataccaactacaggcacatgcattctagacggaaaaacagtcgtaaataaataaataaagtattggatacataaagtttgttgagagaagaagaatagagctggaaagggaaggagaaagaaagagacagatcaaggaccagcaggagagggtgatgtgtggtcattaacggactagtgagggaagaggtgtgttttgagtgaggttttgaatgattgcatagatgtggagtgcctgagtgaatgtgggagttgGTTCCAGATGGATGGGGACTGGTAGGAGAAGGTGCGCTGGCCATATGTTTTGGTGCGTGCTGATGGTATCCTAAAAAGGCGGGTGTCTGCGGAGGATCttagggagcgagagggggagtagacatcaagaaggtcagaaagatagctaggggacgatagatcaaagtttctgaagcagagtgtggagatcttgaactgaatcctctgttgaacaggcagccagtgtagggtttgaagaagaggggtgatgtggtcATGCTTGGAAGAACGAAAGATGAGGCGGGCGGCATGATTCTGAACACGCTGAAGCTTTTCGATGATGTAGTTGGGAGCAACTAGTTGGGATGTCTGTCTTATAGCAAGACAGACATCCAAGTAAACAGGTCATTTTGCACgcactgttcacacacacaacactttgGCGACAATTCTTCCTTTGAGGTAGcagaccacaacaacaacagttctGATCTGAGAGTGCGAATAAACTTGATCGATCGGCTCCAATCAATAACAGTTCAGGGGGAACAGGGAGACTGGGGCGATTACACAAACAGAACTGGAACACACACCACACGTGCTGCACGTGCTCTTATTGATTTCTTTCATGGTGTGCATGCATGGGGGGAAAATTTCTTGCAAACTCTTTCCCGAGGACAATGTAATAAACTGCCATTATTGCTGTTTGTTAAGACAGTTTAGCAGATTTTTTGAGCAAGACATCTTGGGAAGATAATATAGACGTTGTGGTATTGTGGAACTCAGAGGCTGAGTGAGACAAGGGTGGTTGAAAAAGTGGCGTTTAGTGTGGTCGGAGGGAGGTGAAGAAAAGTTTTGGGGTGTTTGTTGTATCTGTCTTTTAAAAAACAATGAGCGACTTGATTATTCCGCACTGGATGGATGATCTGTTTTCCTGCATGGGAGCGGTAGAGTACTATTTTTTTAAAGTCTGGACGACTTTTGTTTGTGGTATGATTCAGCACAATCAGTAGTGGAACAGTTCAagatttatttttgatttttttttttaaaggtggaTGATTTCTGTGTGTGAAAGATGTTAGCTTTGGACTGCctgttttgaaaggggggggggggggggggaggagggttgCCTGCACATGTATGATAGGGCACTTGACTCTCTGAGAAAGATATGTTCCAAGATCCtgatttaaaattaaataatttGATTGTTGTTAATACTAGAACTTTATTTGCACTGGCTCCTCTCTGTCAGTcctttttcatgagaagatgcGCTGCTCTTTTTTGAAATTGCATGATCAGTTGCATGCATGCTTTACAGCTATAATCTGTCGGCGAAGACAACACTAACtctcacacatgcacgcatacaatgatacacacacattgactatGCCACACACATTGACTATGCCACACAAAAACTAAGTCTGAACAGACACCGGAAAAAACCCTTAGTttgagtttttgtttgtgtctttctaTTTCCCACTAGTTTCTGTGAGATTTTCGCTGCTGTGATTGTTATTTTAAACTTGTCTATCCTACTCTGTGTTACAGAGGCTGTTCAGTGAACAAAGTGCTCCGGAGACGCTTTCGGAACAAACGACATATCATCAGCGTACTCGCAGtgagttttattttatttcttttgaTCAAATCATCATTGTACAGTGAGATTTCAATATTTTGGTAACTAGATTGTATACTTTTTTTCTGTGTAGGATAGCTGTTGTGACTGTGAATGTGTGAGGCCAGGTGTTGGAAGTGTGTGAGCAGTCATTGCTGACTGTGAATGTGTGAGGCCAGGTGTTGGAAGTGTGTGAGCAGTCATTGCTGACTGTGAATGTGTGAGGCCAGGTGTTGGAAGTGTGTGAGCAGTCATTGCTGACTGTGAATGTGTGAGGCCAGGTGTTGGAAGTGTGTGAGCAGTCATTGCTGACTGTGAATGTGTGAGGCCAGGTGTTGGAAGTGTGTGAGCAGTCATTGCTGACTGTGAATGTGTGAGGCCAGGTGTTGGAAATGTGTGAGCAGTCATTGCTGACTGTGAATGTGTGAGGCCAGGTGTTGGAAGTGTGTGAGCAGTCATTGCTGACTGGGAAAAATGAGTAAAAGGGGGCATTTCTGGAGATTACACGTTTAGAAATGTTAGTGTGTAAGATGTTGAAATGAAATAGCATTAACAGTTTAATTAAAAACTATCGTCTGATTTGAACACTTTAAGCAGCATTACCACTCAAAATTTGACAAGCAAGTATTATTTTCTGTAGTGAACTGTAACTGTCAACAATTTAAAGTAATTTCAGATTTTTTGCTTTTTCAGCCATGGACCCCAGCGAGATCAAGATAGACAGCAGCCCTACAGGCAACCAGCGGTTCACATTCTCCCGCACCAGTAGCACCGGTTCAGCTGCTGGTTGTACCTCTTCTGCCTCCTCTGCTCATAACACAGGTTGGTCCCACACTTTGGTTTTCTTAATGGCATATTTGGGTGTTCGAAGGGGTTAGAAAATGTGAGGGAATAAGTGGTTGCAAGCGGTACAGGACAAAGGCATATGAGCGGAACGGCGCGGTGTAGGACTTTAAAAGTTAAGGAACTGATGATTTACGTTATTCTTGATTCTCAAACTATTCAGTGGTGTTCCCAGGCCTAGGTCTTTGGTCATTGACAAGTTCCTTTTTAGCATGACGCATTAGTAGCCAGTGAAACATGGCCAGTCATTAAGTCGACCATCCCAAAGTTTTGACCTGTAGGATGTCTATTGGCCGTCAATTTTCCTACCAAGCTAataaagccaggacatttagACGCATACCCCCCACCCATATCCTGCAGTCCTCCCCCTCTTTCGACACCCTGAGATGCAAGACATGGCTCAGTCCAGTGGGTGCCCACGAGAAGCTCTGGGGGCCGATAATGTCGCTGCGGTGAACTTTGCCCTACGGACCGGATTGAAGAGTTAGCATGGCtgggaacgtagaagaagaaaaagaaggagccatacatattttcaatccaggtccaactgacctgtTCTGCCCTCAGATGCTGGGAACAGCACTGACTATTTACttattttgattgattgacgggcgcagtggcggggtggtaagacgtcggcctcttaatagGAAgatcgagggttcgaatcccggccgcggccgcctggtgggttaagtgtggagatttttccgatctcccaggtcaacttatgtgcagacctgctagtggcttatcccccttcgtgtgtacacgcaagcacaagaccaagtgcgcacggaaaagatcctgtaatccatgtcagagttcggtgggttatagaaacacgaaaatacccagcatgcttcctccgaaagcggcgtatggctgcctaaatggcgggtaaaaacggtcatacacgtaaaattccactcgtgcaaaaacacgagtgtatgtgggagtttcagcccacgaacgaagaagaagaagaagattgattgattgattgattgattgattgattgattggttggttggttggttggttggttggttggttgatcaATTTAATGCgatgaacaaacaaataatgaagTGTGTGTTGTTTCAGATGACGAGGACAGCGACTCGGGCAAGGCACAGAGTTACAAGGATCGGAGGCGAGAGGCTCACACTGTGGCGGAACAGAAACGTCGTGATGCCATAAAGGTTTGTGAAGACTTATTTCCATTTCgttattatcccattgctgaaaaattcgggttgcttcctGAAGTACCTcatagtggaaagctagcagcaacaagaatcGTATTCTAGACTCAGGCTCAGtcttttcatcttattctactgATGCACATGAAAGATACACAAGTTCTTCAACCATGTAGAATTATTGTTTTAAGTATTGTGTCAGTACGTATTAGAACTGAGTTTATTGTGTCCTGTGTGGAATTGTGTCCACAGAAAGGCTATGATGAGCTGCTGTCCATTGTGCCCACATGCCACCAGCAAGACTCGCTGGGATCGCAGAAAATGAGCAAAGCTACCGTACTGCAGAGATGTAAGGTTTTATcttgatttgtttgtgtgttgggaTGGAAAGTTGGtgaggcagtgtgtgtgtgtgtgtgtgtgtgtgaatttgtttACTGTTTATTTCATGGAAAGTTGGTGAggcagtgagtgtgtgtttgtgtgtgtgtgtcaggccaTTTATATGTGTGCCTGTTGCTGCCATCCTTGTAAATCACAATCTGTTATGCGCTGAAACATTCAGTGAAACATGTGGAACAGAAAGAAGGATCATTTATGCTTGTTATGTTGAGTTGTAGACAGAGGAAATAAAGATTGAATATTTCTAGAGGAAATGATTAGGGGTTGGTAGTTTCAGTAGTGCCTCTGATGTTTACCATGAATGCTGCACTGCAATTTAGAGCAAACGGCCTTCCTCTtttaatgtgtgtttgtttgcctgtttATGTCCctacgtttgtttgtgtgtttgtttgtctgtgtttgtccctatgtttgtttgtttgtctgtgtatgttcctatgtctgagtgtgtgtgtgtgtgttgaagtaTGTGCGTTACTCTTTACTATTCACTTTGTATGCGTAGCATGTATGGTTATGGTGCAGATGAATTTCAGtagtgttctttcttttttctcaatAGCTATTGACTACATGCAGTTTCTGGGCGGCCAGAAGAAGAAACAGGAAGACGAGCTGGACTCTCTCCGAAAAGAAGTCATGGCCCTCAAGATTATGAAGGCGTAAGTTGAAGCAATAGGACGTACGCAGCGTACAAGTTATGAACACTTATATTTTTGATCATCAATTGTGCAACATAGCAGGCAAAAGGCTGAAAAGCCTAATAGGCCTCTTATGTTATGTCATATGTTGTGAACAGTAAGACCTTGCATGAAGGTCTGGATGAGGGAGTTagagggctgtcacacatgcgactgagtcgcgcgatttaccctgtcacacagccgactcagtcgtagaaaacagctacgacaagtctgcgactcagtctcatgcgattccctcgtagctttgaggtttagaacatgttctattcctgcgatccagtcgtcggtcaatcgcaggggcagagccaacagagccaatcagaacccgttgctgcggccttgacgccgtgacgtaaaataatggcggacagtggcgtacagcgtctcttcgtcgattcaaaactttttggaagaacagttttttactcagatataaaggagacgttttaggcgtgtacagcggttggaaaacattaattgcagctgtctgggaactttatttcttgcaaaggcgtaatgctgaaaggaatttttcagaaaggtagagcgacgttcgaacatttagcgtctgctctcgcaaagcgcgtttgccgtgtttactatgacacgtcacttccgccccgctcgcgtggagttgtcgttcgccagtcgttcgtctatcgttcttcgtgtgacgggtcaatggcctacgatgtgatgtgcgatcggccaaagactgaatcgcaagactgaatcgcaacgactgagtcgcctgtatgaccGAGGCTTTACTGTGCACTGAAGGGTATGCCTGGGTCTTGTGGTGTAGCTCGAGTTGCCGTCAAGTTTCCctggtacagtgaaacccccttttaagacctccagaaatctgagaaaatcaggtcttaaaaaggagggagtcttaaaatgggggtaattttacaaaggctatgaacagaaagtctgagaaaagagggtcttaaaagggagggagtcttaaaaggggggttccattgtactgTTAAACCTGTTAATGTTTGACGAGCAGGGGGAATGATAAGTGAATACCTTACAGGTAGAGTCGAACACCTTACAGGTAGAGTCGAACACCTTACAGGTAAGAGTCAGTTGCTGTTGTGCAGTACTGTTCTTTTCATCTTTACTGGATTCTGAATTTGTTATTGAATTTTTAATTCAGCACAAGTACTGACTTCACTTTCACTTTACTGTGGTTTGTCAGTTTGGCTCATCGTCACTTCAGGCAAAACGTGAAGACCTTTGCTGTTCAAGAATGTAACATGAGTTGTTTTTCTGTACTGTGACACtgtcaagaaaaaagaaaagaaaccaaacaacaacaactcaagAACACTGGAGATATACTCAGAGTTTGAAGTTAATTCATGTTCTTTTTCTCATTGGAGTAAATGTGACTTTTTGTAGATaaacccccgcgggttagggggaagaatttacccaatgctccccagcatgtcgtaagaggcgactaacggattctgtttctctttgtacccttgttaagtgtttcttgtatagaatatagtcaatttttgtaaagattttagtcaagcagtatgtaagaaatgttaagtcctttgtactggaaacttgcattctcccagtaaggtaatacattgtactacgttgcaagcccctggagcaaatttttgataagtgcttttgtgaacaagaaacaattgacaagtggctctatcccatctccccctttccccgtcgcgatataaccttcgtggttgaaaacgacgttaaacaccaaataaagaaagaaatgtagaTAAAACTtaatggctgcctaaatggcggggtaaaaacggtcatacacgtaaaaacccactcgtgctaaaacatgagtgaacgtgggagtttctgcCCATGAACAAAGAGAAGATTGATGATGTCAATTGTGTACCTTTGTATCTTGCAGGAACTATGAACACATTGTCAAGACTCACCAGAACACACCGGTGCATGGCCAGAACCAGGTTTCAGATGAAGTCAAGTTTCAAGTGGTAAGTGTCTTTTTGTACAACGTGCAATTTAGACAGTTGTGAGGCATTTGAACAAAAAGAGAACACAACAGTAAGCAGGTTTAGTGCGTTCTTAGTCAGTATTTCGGCAGCAACAAACTgtcttcttcaggatggtatgaGGAAAGTACGGAATGACGGCATGTGATGTATATACAGTCGACTCCGGTTAACCACTtgcctgccttaggacgggtatacccgtcttcaccgttccgggattttccagaagtgcgatgtcactgctgacacaaaaatagcagccaatggcttggtaggatacctcattctcatgaataaacataaatggtgacgcggttttgcgtctgaaggctattttcggccttggcgacaggataggggagagaaatctcgactcgtcaaaatggcaaaCGGTGgaagtcgaccgggccctagtagggaaaaacaaagccggactgacgctacaggggGTGCAAATGactatggatactgacaggggaagggggagatcttctttcggacgattcgttggaaacaggtagatgatagtgattataatcctttcttggagcgagcaaaacagccacctgtgtttgatccacaggcaccg of the Littorina saxatilis isolate snail1 linkage group LG14, US_GU_Lsax_2.0, whole genome shotgun sequence genome contains:
- the LOC138947120 gene encoding max-like protein X, producing MDPSEIKIDSSPTGNQRFTFSRTSSTGSAAGCTSSASSAHNTDDEDSDSGKAQSYKDRRREAHTVAEQKRRDAIKKGYDELLSIVPTCHQQDSLGSQKMSKATVLQRSIDYMQFLGGQKKKQEDELDSLRKEVMALKIMKANYEHIVKTHQNTPVHGQNQVSDEVKFQVFQQIMDVLFHSFNSSISVANFAELSACVFSWLEEYCKPQSLREAVMTILTQLNNQLTASQ